The proteins below are encoded in one region of Populus alba chromosome 2, ASM523922v2, whole genome shotgun sequence:
- the LOC118044468 gene encoding protein phosphatase 2C 32 isoform X2 has protein sequence MGNGTSRVVGCFALNGKNGVDLEFLEPLDEGLGHSFCYVRPPIFDSPAITPSNSERFTVDSSTLDSETLSGSFRHDMIDDPSGLHRPNKTFPETTFKTISGASVSANVSTARSGNQSALFASEVQEPAASFESTSLFAAIPLQPVPRGSGPLNGFMSGPLERGFASGPLDKGGGFMSGPIEKGVMSGPLDVTDKSNFSAPLARGRRRPHFQRLVRSVSGPMKSTLSRTFSRHSMGSGWMQRVFLHPVTQLAWQGREPKFRTEASRNCLESGPSEGEYVNIRNLQWAHGKAGEDRVHVVLCDEQGWLFIGIYDGFSGPDAPDFLMSHLYRAIDRELEGLLWDYEHKSSNDPIKPELSRSRIAEAGSGCSNEEQPNASQVTSCSLNKSCNPGDVRGQSSNCEIVEESDVRGSRQQTSNCEMHSSSGSASASIPTANLAGKGRKSMRLYELLQMESCEGLGSASTSVVKNQRNRSWNFQPSSEALGFNQTLRKEPSRSCSLDNCKGDGFNHRGEDPTTSGEDGGIGLESGNQGGGTDLSVSVQRQGTRKSIISSKIRKMYRKQKSLRKKLFPWSYDWHREEIYADERVVEPSGPSRRWKSGIVDHDAVLGAMTRALQHTEEEYMEMVEKDLDKHAELALMGSCVLVMLMKDQDVYVMNLGDSRAILAQERPNDRHPNPNLVKDDMGYKNRSRESLVRMELDRISEESPMHNQNNQVNMINKNREISICRLKMRAVQLSTDHSTSIEEEVFRIKAEHPDDNQAILNDRVKGQLKVTRAFGAGFLKKPTCNEALLEIFQIDYVGNNPYVSCIPSVVHHRLSSSDRFLVLSSDGLYQYFSNEEVVAHVTWFMENAPGGDPAQYLIAELLFRAAKKNGVNIMMMSLLWWFLWREEGFGDQLASCFQLTHIASIV, from the exons ATGGGTAACGGCACTTCTCGTGTCGTGGGTTGTTTTGCCCTTAATGGTAAGAATGGTGTTGATTTAGAGTTTTTAGAGCCACTGGATGAAGGATTAGGCCATTCATTTTGCTATGTTAGGCCGCCTATTTTTGATTCTCCTGCCATTACCCCCTCAAACTCTGAGAGGTTTACAGTTGATTCTAGCACTCTAGATTCTGAGACATTAAGTGGGTCGTTTAGACATGATATGATAGACGATCCCTCAGGTTTGCATAGACCAAACAAGACTTTCCCTGAAACTACATTTAAAACAATATCGGGGGCATCAGTTAGTGCCAATGTTTCGACTGCTAGGAGCGGTAATCAGAGTGCACTGTTTGCTAGTGAAGTGCAAGAGCCTGCTGCTTCATTTGAGAGCACATCATTGTTTGCTGCAATTCCTTTGCAGCCAGTGCCTCGTGGCTCTGGACCTTTGAATGGCTTTATGTCTGGTCCTCTTGAGAGAGGTTTTGCCTCTGGTCCTTTAGATAAGGGCGGTGGCTTTATGTCTGGACCAATTGAGAAGGGGGTAATGTCTGGTCCTCTTGATGTCACTGACAAATCCAACTTCTCTGCTCCACTTGCACGTGGTCGTCGGAGACCCCACTTTCAGCGTTTAGTGAGGAGTGTGAGTGGACCTATGAAAAGCACTCTATCACGAACATTCTCACGACATTCGATGGGCTCAGGTTGGATGCAGAGGGTTTTTTTGCACCCTGTGACCCAATTGGCCTGGCAAGGTAGGGAGCCAAAGTTTCGGACAGAAGCCTCAAGGAATTGCCTTGAATCAGGGCCATCAGAGGGCGAGTATGTGAACATTCGCAACTTGCAATGGGCTCATGGCAAGGCTGGGGAAGATAGGGTTCATGTCGTGCTTTGTGACGAGCAAGGATGGTTGTTTATTGGGATTTATGATGGCTTCAGTGGTCCAGATGCGCCAGATTTTCTGATGAGCCATCTCTATAGAGCTATAGATAGGGAGTTAGAAGGACTGCTGTGGGATTATGAACATAAATCTTCCAATGATCCTATAAAACCTGAACTGTCGAGGAGTAGAATTGCTGAGGCTGGTTCAGGGTGCAGCAATGAAGAGCAGCCAAACGCGAGTCAAGTAACTTCTTGCAGTTTAAACAAATCGTGTAATCCTGGAGATGTCAGGGGTCAATCTTCTAATTGTGAGATAGTGGAGGAAAGTGATGTCCGGGGCAGTCGGCAACAAACATCTAATTGTGAAATGCATAGCAGCTCAGGCTCTGCTTCTGCCTCTATTCCAACTGCCAACTTGGCTGGCAAAGGAAGGAAAAGCATGCGACTTTATGAGCTGCTGCAGATGGAATCATGTGAAGGATTGGGTTCTGCATCAACTTCAGTGGTTAAAAACCAAAGAAACAGATCATGGAATTTTCAACCAAGCTCAGAAGCTTTGGGTTTCAATCAAACTTTGCGAAAAGAACCGTCTAGATCTTGCTCATTGGATAACTGCAAAGGAGATGGTTTTAATCATCGGGGTGAAGATCCAACTACATCAGGAGAAGATGGAGGGATTGGACTTGAATCTGGTAATCAAGGAGGTGGAACTGATCTTTCAGTTTCTGTTCAAAGACAGGGAACGAGAAAGTCTATTATCAGCTCAAAGATCCGGAAAATGTATCGGAAGCAGAAGTCCTTGCGGAAGAAACTCTTTCCCTGGAGTTATGATTGGCATAGAGAGGAGATTTATGCTGATGAGCGAGTAGTGGAACCCTCTGGACCTAGTAGGAGATGGAAATCAGGAATTGTCGATCATGATGCAGTTTTGGGAGCAATGACTCGGGCACTGCAACACACTGAAGAGGAATATATGGAAATGGTGGAGAAggaccttgataaacatgcggAGCTTGCTTTGATGGGGTCATGTGTTCTAGTGATGCTAATGAAGGATCAAGATGTGTATGTCATGAACCTTGGGGATAGCCGTGCAATATTAGCACAAGAACGACCGAATGATCGTCATCCTAATCCAAATTTGGTGAAGGATGACATGGGGTATAAGAATAGATCCCGAGAGTCACTAGTACGTATGGAGCTGGACAGAATTTCAGAGGAGTCTCCAATGCATAATCAAAACAATCAGGTTAATATGATTAACAAGAATAGAGAGATCTCCATTTGCAGATTAAAGATGAGGGCAGTTCAGCTTTCCACTGATCACAGCACAAGTATTGAAGAG GAAGTGTTTAGAATAAAGGCAGAACATCCTGATGACAACCAAGCAATTTTAAATGATCGTGTGAAGGGACAATTGAAAGTAACAAGGGCTTTCGGTGCTGGTTTTTTGAAGAAG CCAACTTGTAATGAAGCTCTGCTAGAGATTTTTCAGATTGATTATGTGGGAAATAATCCCTATGTGAGCTGCATTCCTTCTGTAGTTCATCACCGACTTTCGTCAAGTGATCGATTCTTAGTTCTCTCCTCTGATGGACTTTACCAGTACTTCAGCAATGAAGAGGTGGTTGCTCATGTCACGTGGTTCATGGAAAATGCCCCTGGAGGTGATCCTGCACAGTATCTCATTGCAGAACTTCTCTTCCGTGCTGCCAAAAAGAATG GCGTAAATATCATGATGATGTCTCTGTTATGGTGGTTTCTCTGGAGGGAGGAGGGATTTGGAGATCAGCTGGCTAGTTGTTTTCAGCTTACACATATTGCCTCAATAGTGTAA
- the LOC118044468 gene encoding protein phosphatase 2C 32 isoform X1 yields the protein MGNGTSRVVGCFALNGKNGVDLEFLEPLDEGLGHSFCYVRPPIFDSPAITPSNSERFTVDSSTLDSETLSGSFRHDMIDDPSGLHRPNKTFPETTFKTISGASVSANVSTARSGNQSALFASEVQEPAASFESTSLFAAIPLQPVPRGSGPLNGFMSGPLERGFASGPLDKGGGFMSGPIEKGVMSGPLDVTDKSNFSAPLARGRRRPHFQRLVRSVSGPMKSTLSRTFSRHSMGSGWMQRVFLHPVTQLAWQGREPKFRTEASRNCLESGPSEGEYVNIRNLQWAHGKAGEDRVHVVLCDEQGWLFIGIYDGFSGPDAPDFLMSHLYRAIDRELEGLLWDYEHKSSNDPIKPELSRSRIAEAGSGCSNEEQPNASQVTSCSLNKSCNPGDVRGQSSNCEIVEESDVRGSRQQTSNCEMHSSSGSASASIPTANLAGKGRKSMRLYELLQMESCEGLGSASTSVVKNQRNRSWNFQPSSEALGFNQTLRKEPSRSCSLDNCKGDGFNHRGEDPTTSGEDGGIGLESGNQGGGTDLSVSVQRQGTRKSIISSKIRKMYRKQKSLRKKLFPWSYDWHREEIYADERVVEPSGPSRRWKSGIVDHDAVLGAMTRALQHTEEEYMEMVEKDLDKHAELALMGSCVLVMLMKDQDVYVMNLGDSRAILAQERPNDRHPNPNLVKDDMGYKNRSRESLVRMELDRISEESPMHNQNNQVNMINKNREISICRLKMRAVQLSTDHSTSIEEEVFRIKAEHPDDNQAILNDRVKGQLKVTRAFGAGFLKKPTCNEALLEIFQIDYVGNNPYVSCIPSVVHHRLSSSDRFLVLSSDGLYQYFSNEEVVAHVTWFMENAPGGDPAQYLIAELLFRAAKKNGMDFHELLDIPHGDRRKYHDDVSVMVVSLEGGGIWRSAG from the exons ATGGGTAACGGCACTTCTCGTGTCGTGGGTTGTTTTGCCCTTAATGGTAAGAATGGTGTTGATTTAGAGTTTTTAGAGCCACTGGATGAAGGATTAGGCCATTCATTTTGCTATGTTAGGCCGCCTATTTTTGATTCTCCTGCCATTACCCCCTCAAACTCTGAGAGGTTTACAGTTGATTCTAGCACTCTAGATTCTGAGACATTAAGTGGGTCGTTTAGACATGATATGATAGACGATCCCTCAGGTTTGCATAGACCAAACAAGACTTTCCCTGAAACTACATTTAAAACAATATCGGGGGCATCAGTTAGTGCCAATGTTTCGACTGCTAGGAGCGGTAATCAGAGTGCACTGTTTGCTAGTGAAGTGCAAGAGCCTGCTGCTTCATTTGAGAGCACATCATTGTTTGCTGCAATTCCTTTGCAGCCAGTGCCTCGTGGCTCTGGACCTTTGAATGGCTTTATGTCTGGTCCTCTTGAGAGAGGTTTTGCCTCTGGTCCTTTAGATAAGGGCGGTGGCTTTATGTCTGGACCAATTGAGAAGGGGGTAATGTCTGGTCCTCTTGATGTCACTGACAAATCCAACTTCTCTGCTCCACTTGCACGTGGTCGTCGGAGACCCCACTTTCAGCGTTTAGTGAGGAGTGTGAGTGGACCTATGAAAAGCACTCTATCACGAACATTCTCACGACATTCGATGGGCTCAGGTTGGATGCAGAGGGTTTTTTTGCACCCTGTGACCCAATTGGCCTGGCAAGGTAGGGAGCCAAAGTTTCGGACAGAAGCCTCAAGGAATTGCCTTGAATCAGGGCCATCAGAGGGCGAGTATGTGAACATTCGCAACTTGCAATGGGCTCATGGCAAGGCTGGGGAAGATAGGGTTCATGTCGTGCTTTGTGACGAGCAAGGATGGTTGTTTATTGGGATTTATGATGGCTTCAGTGGTCCAGATGCGCCAGATTTTCTGATGAGCCATCTCTATAGAGCTATAGATAGGGAGTTAGAAGGACTGCTGTGGGATTATGAACATAAATCTTCCAATGATCCTATAAAACCTGAACTGTCGAGGAGTAGAATTGCTGAGGCTGGTTCAGGGTGCAGCAATGAAGAGCAGCCAAACGCGAGTCAAGTAACTTCTTGCAGTTTAAACAAATCGTGTAATCCTGGAGATGTCAGGGGTCAATCTTCTAATTGTGAGATAGTGGAGGAAAGTGATGTCCGGGGCAGTCGGCAACAAACATCTAATTGTGAAATGCATAGCAGCTCAGGCTCTGCTTCTGCCTCTATTCCAACTGCCAACTTGGCTGGCAAAGGAAGGAAAAGCATGCGACTTTATGAGCTGCTGCAGATGGAATCATGTGAAGGATTGGGTTCTGCATCAACTTCAGTGGTTAAAAACCAAAGAAACAGATCATGGAATTTTCAACCAAGCTCAGAAGCTTTGGGTTTCAATCAAACTTTGCGAAAAGAACCGTCTAGATCTTGCTCATTGGATAACTGCAAAGGAGATGGTTTTAATCATCGGGGTGAAGATCCAACTACATCAGGAGAAGATGGAGGGATTGGACTTGAATCTGGTAATCAAGGAGGTGGAACTGATCTTTCAGTTTCTGTTCAAAGACAGGGAACGAGAAAGTCTATTATCAGCTCAAAGATCCGGAAAATGTATCGGAAGCAGAAGTCCTTGCGGAAGAAACTCTTTCCCTGGAGTTATGATTGGCATAGAGAGGAGATTTATGCTGATGAGCGAGTAGTGGAACCCTCTGGACCTAGTAGGAGATGGAAATCAGGAATTGTCGATCATGATGCAGTTTTGGGAGCAATGACTCGGGCACTGCAACACACTGAAGAGGAATATATGGAAATGGTGGAGAAggaccttgataaacatgcggAGCTTGCTTTGATGGGGTCATGTGTTCTAGTGATGCTAATGAAGGATCAAGATGTGTATGTCATGAACCTTGGGGATAGCCGTGCAATATTAGCACAAGAACGACCGAATGATCGTCATCCTAATCCAAATTTGGTGAAGGATGACATGGGGTATAAGAATAGATCCCGAGAGTCACTAGTACGTATGGAGCTGGACAGAATTTCAGAGGAGTCTCCAATGCATAATCAAAACAATCAGGTTAATATGATTAACAAGAATAGAGAGATCTCCATTTGCAGATTAAAGATGAGGGCAGTTCAGCTTTCCACTGATCACAGCACAAGTATTGAAGAG GAAGTGTTTAGAATAAAGGCAGAACATCCTGATGACAACCAAGCAATTTTAAATGATCGTGTGAAGGGACAATTGAAAGTAACAAGGGCTTTCGGTGCTGGTTTTTTGAAGAAG CCAACTTGTAATGAAGCTCTGCTAGAGATTTTTCAGATTGATTATGTGGGAAATAATCCCTATGTGAGCTGCATTCCTTCTGTAGTTCATCACCGACTTTCGTCAAGTGATCGATTCTTAGTTCTCTCCTCTGATGGACTTTACCAGTACTTCAGCAATGAAGAGGTGGTTGCTCATGTCACGTGGTTCATGGAAAATGCCCCTGGAGGTGATCCTGCACAGTATCTCATTGCAGAACTTCTCTTCCGTGCTGCCAAAAAGAATG GAATGGATTTTCATGAATTGCTTGATATTCCTCATGGAGACAGGCGTAAATATCATGATGATGTCTCTGTTATGGTGGTTTCTCTGGAGGGAGGAGGGATTTGGAGATCAGCTGGCTAG